A window of Microbispora hainanensis genomic DNA:
CGGATGTAGGCGAGGGCCTCGGGTGCGCCGTGCAGCCGGTCCATGCCCGCGTCCTCCCACTCGATGGAGATCGGGCCGTCGTAGCCGATGTGGTTGAGCGCCCGGAAGCACTCCTCCCACGGCACGTCGCCCCGGCCGGTGGACACGAAGTCCCAGCCGCGGCGGGGATCGGCCCAGGCCAGGTGGGAGGCCAGACGGCCGCGCCGGCCGTCGCGGGTGGCCACCCGGGCGTCCTTGCAGTCGACGTGGTAGATCTTGTCGGCGAAGTCGAGGATGAAGTTCGCCGGGTCCAGGCCCTGCCACACCATGTGCGAGGGGTCCCAGTTCAGCCCGAAGGCCGGCCGGTGCCCGATGGCCTCCAGCGTCCGCACCGTGGTGTGGTAGTCGTAGGCGATCTCGCTGGGGTGCACCTCGTGTGCGAACCGCACCCCCACCTCGTCGAAGACGTCCAGGATCGGGTTGAAGCGGTCGGCGAAGTCCTGGTAGCCGGCCTCGATCATGGACGGCGGCACCGGGGGGAACATCGCCAGGGTGTGCCAGATGGAGGAGCCGGTGAAGCCGACGACGGTCTTGACGCCGAGCTTGGCCGCCGCGCGGGCGGTGTCCTTGAGTTCCTCGGCGGCGCGCTGCCGTACGCCTTCGGGTTCGCCGTCGCCCCAGATGCGGGCGGGCAGGATGCCCTTGTGGCGTTCGTCGATGGGGTGGTCGCAGACGGCCTG
This region includes:
- a CDS encoding sugar phosphate isomerase/epimerase family protein, encoding MTRPITLFTGQWADLPFEEVCRLASEWGYDGLEIACWGDHFEVDKALADDSYVERKKETLAKYNLGVWTISNHLLSQAVCDHPIDERHKGILPARIWGDGEPEGVRQRAAEELKDTARAAAKLGVKTVVGFTGSSIWHTLAMFPPVPPSMIEAGYQDFADRFNPILDVFDEVGVRFAHEVHPSEIAYDYHTTVRTLEAIGHRPAFGLNWDPSHMVWQGLDPANFILDFADKIYHVDCKDARVATRDGRRGRLASHLAWADPRRGWDFVSTGRGDVPWEECFRALNHIGYDGPISIEWEDAGMDRLHGAPEALAYIRSLNAITPPDAAFDAAFSSES